Part of the Bacteroidota bacterium genome is shown below.
CGCGCGCGTAGGTTATGAGGATGTTGTCGATGGATCAAAAGCGTTTATGGGGAGCCTTACGTTTTTTCAAACCACATGGTCTGATATCCAGATTATACCCCTTGCGCCTGACCTGGCAATATCTTCTTTTGTGTTTAGAGATTCGATTCTCAAGCAAGATGGTACGTTGCTTCAATCGAAAGGCCCCAATTCGTTTGTATGGCAAAAGCGGGCAGGAGAGTGGCGGGTATTGTACGGTGATGCCGATCACTATCCCATTGATCAATAAGCTGTATTGGACTGCATAGAATTCAGAGCCTTGCGCGGGG
Proteins encoded:
- a CDS encoding nuclear transport factor 2 family protein, translated to MFVLAHGCSDDTSHVVPEVQAALDAFHTADTSMHAQGVIDLLWPEYTMFADGARVGYEDVVDGSKAFMGSLTFFQTTWSDIQIIPLAPDLAISSFVFRDSILKQDGTLLQSKGPNSFVWQKRAGEWRVLYGDADHYPIDQ